The following proteins are co-located in the Halopelagius inordinatus genome:
- a CDS encoding DUF5804 family protein codes for MTRVCFVGAPEVNVQYELLSRETARAALSTYEIRQPFENSLAVDTVSVGAAVSLCNDLNWYLVRFVDTVLVREPSISDTEWLSRRLAERVRDGDVRPEETRERLAIYGLEDGRLVEPMYVARRPDGSVPTYDLRDVSETVVVRVSDDEFGR; via the coding sequence GTGACGCGGGTCTGCTTCGTCGGGGCGCCCGAGGTGAACGTCCAGTACGAACTCCTCTCTCGGGAGACGGCGCGGGCCGCCCTCTCGACGTACGAGATACGCCAACCGTTCGAGAACTCGCTCGCGGTCGATACGGTGAGCGTCGGCGCCGCCGTCTCTCTCTGTAACGACCTCAACTGGTATCTCGTCCGCTTCGTCGACACCGTCCTCGTCCGCGAACCGAGCATCAGCGATACCGAGTGGCTCTCGCGCCGCCTCGCGGAACGGGTTCGCGACGGCGACGTGCGCCCCGAGGAGACGAGAGAGCGACTCGCGATATACGGCCTCGAAGACGGCCGCCTCGTCGAACCGATGTACGTCGCTCGCCGTCCGGACGGGTCGGTGCCGACGTACGACCTCAGAGACGTCTCGGAGACGGTGGTGGTCCGCGTGAGCGACGACGAGTTCGGGCGGTAG